In a single window of the Streptomyces sp. NBC_00285 genome:
- a CDS encoding gamma-glutamyl-gamma-aminobutyrate hydrolase family protein yields the protein MTVRPLIGVSTYLEAGARWGVWELEAALLPAGYPRLVQQAGGLAAMLPPDVPEHAAATVARLDGLVIAGGPDVEPVRYGAAPHPRTGPPARARDAWELALIEAALAARVPLLGICRGMQLLNVALGGTLVQHIDGHAEVPGVFGRHPVKPVPGTVYGDIAPEETSVPTFHHQAVDRLGAGLLPSAHASDGTVEAVELPDPHWVLGVQWHPEMGEDLRVMQALVKASAEVSPSGA from the coding sequence GTGACCGTACGACCGCTGATCGGCGTCAGCACGTATCTGGAGGCCGGGGCGCGCTGGGGCGTCTGGGAGCTGGAGGCGGCGCTGCTGCCGGCGGGGTATCCGCGGCTGGTGCAGCAGGCGGGCGGACTGGCCGCGATGCTCCCACCGGACGTCCCGGAGCACGCGGCGGCGACGGTGGCCCGGCTGGACGGTCTGGTGATCGCGGGCGGCCCCGACGTCGAGCCGGTCCGCTACGGCGCCGCACCGCACCCGCGCACCGGTCCGCCCGCGCGCGCCCGGGACGCCTGGGAACTGGCCCTGATCGAGGCGGCGTTGGCGGCCCGCGTCCCGCTGTTGGGCATCTGCCGGGGCATGCAGCTCCTGAACGTCGCGCTCGGCGGCACACTCGTCCAGCACATCGACGGCCACGCGGAGGTGCCGGGAGTCTTCGGCCGGCACCCGGTCAAGCCCGTACCGGGCACGGTGTACGGCGACATCGCCCCGGAGGAGACCTCCGTACCCACCTTCCACCACCAGGCGGTGGACCGCCTCGGAGCCGGCCTGCTCCCGTCGGCACACGCCTCGGACGGCACGGTGGAGGCCGTCGAACTCCCTGACCCGCACTGGGTGTTGGGGGTGCAGTGGCATCCGGAGATGGGCGAGGACCTTCGGGTGATGCAGGCCCTCGTCAAAGCTTCGGCCGAGGTCAGCCCCTCCGGCGCTTGA
- a CDS encoding LysR family transcriptional regulator: MSGVEERGTAGGGGLSHRVPDLGALELLLAVARLGSLGGAARELGITQPAASSRIRSMERQLGVALVDRSPRGSRLTDAGALVTDWARRIVEAAAAFDAGAQALRVRRDSRLRVAASMTIAEYLLPGWLLALRAGRPDTAVSLQAGNSSTVAERLLADEADLGFVEGLTVPTGLDSVVIAHDHLIVVTAPGHPWARRRRPVAAAELATTPLILREEGSGTRQVLDAALGGLARPLIELSSTTAVKAAAVSGAGPAVLSELALGEELAMRRLVRVPVEGVSLARDLRAVWPTGHRPVGPARDLLSLTRA, encoded by the coding sequence ATGAGCGGTGTGGAGGAGCGCGGGACGGCCGGGGGCGGCGGGCTGTCCCATCGGGTGCCCGATCTCGGGGCGCTGGAGCTGCTGCTGGCCGTGGCGCGGCTGGGGAGCCTCGGCGGGGCCGCCCGGGAGCTGGGGATCACCCAGCCCGCGGCGAGCAGCCGGATCCGTTCCATGGAACGGCAGTTGGGGGTGGCCCTGGTAGACCGCTCGCCCCGCGGCTCACGCCTCACGGACGCCGGGGCGCTGGTGACGGACTGGGCGCGACGCATCGTGGAGGCTGCGGCGGCCTTCGACGCCGGGGCGCAGGCGCTGCGGGTCCGCCGCGACTCCCGTCTGCGGGTGGCGGCGAGCATGACCATCGCGGAGTACCTGCTGCCGGGGTGGCTGCTGGCGCTGCGCGCGGGGCGTCCCGACACGGCGGTGTCCCTGCAGGCCGGCAACTCCTCGACGGTGGCCGAACGGCTGCTCGCCGACGAGGCGGACCTCGGCTTCGTGGAGGGCCTGACGGTACCGACCGGACTGGACTCCGTGGTGATAGCCCACGACCACCTCATCGTGGTGACGGCACCGGGGCATCCATGGGCCCGCCGCCGGCGTCCCGTGGCGGCGGCCGAACTGGCCACGACGCCGCTGATCCTGCGCGAGGAGGGCTCCGGTACACGTCAGGTGCTGGACGCGGCCCTGGGGGGCCTGGCGCGCCCCCTCATCGAACTCTCGTCCACCACGGCGGTGAAAGCGGCCGCGGTGAGCGGAGCGGGCCCCGCGGTGCTGAGCGAACTGGCGCTGGGTGAGGAGCTGGCGATGCGCCGGCTGGTCCGGGTGCCGGTGGAGGGGGTGTCGCTGGCCCGGGATCTGCGGGCGGTGTGGCCCACGGGACACCGGCCGGTGGGACCGGCGAGGGATCTGCTGTCGCTGACGCGCGCGTGA
- a CDS encoding TDT family transporter, which produces MVTAVRHLGPNWYAAVMGTAIVATAGNSLPVHLPGLRTICAAVWLLSLLLLVTLLCARALHWRHHADQARAHLLDPTVAPFYGCLAMALLAVGGGALTVGRYWIGTGAAVALDTVLFTAGTVVGLAAAVAVPYLMATGHKAQAQHATPVWLLPLVAPMVSAALGPLLVPHLPAGQARATLLMACVAMFGLSLLATWAMLPLVFARIVTGGPLPLALTPTLFLVLGPLGQSTTAVGRFADVAPGVVPAPCSQGFAVLAVLYGVPVMGFALLWLGLATAHVIRARRRGMGFSMTWWAFTFPVGTCVTGAEALARHTGLVVYDALAVALYGVLVAAWLTAAVHTARGVLSGALLAGPRPVPSAPVPVRVRTTSGAVR; this is translated from the coding sequence ATGGTCACCGCCGTCCGTCACCTCGGGCCGAACTGGTACGCCGCCGTCATGGGCACCGCGATCGTCGCCACCGCGGGCAACTCGCTCCCCGTGCACCTCCCCGGCCTGCGCACGATCTGCGCCGCCGTCTGGCTCCTGTCGCTCCTGCTGCTCGTCACCCTGCTGTGCGCCCGCGCCCTGCACTGGCGCCACCACGCCGACCAGGCCCGCGCCCACCTCCTGGACCCTACGGTCGCCCCCTTCTACGGCTGCCTCGCGATGGCCCTGCTCGCCGTCGGCGGGGGCGCCCTCACCGTCGGCCGGTACTGGATCGGCACCGGGGCCGCGGTCGCTCTCGACACCGTGCTGTTCACCGCCGGCACGGTCGTGGGGCTCGCGGCCGCCGTCGCCGTGCCGTACCTCATGGCCACAGGACACAAGGCGCAGGCGCAGCACGCCACGCCGGTGTGGCTGCTGCCCCTCGTCGCGCCCATGGTGTCGGCCGCGCTCGGCCCACTCCTGGTGCCGCATCTGCCGGCCGGTCAGGCCCGCGCAACCCTGCTCATGGCCTGTGTCGCGATGTTCGGGCTCAGCCTGCTGGCGACCTGGGCCATGCTGCCGCTGGTGTTCGCGCGAATCGTCACCGGCGGGCCGCTCCCCCTCGCCCTCACCCCGACCCTGTTCCTGGTCCTCGGCCCGCTCGGTCAGTCGACCACCGCTGTCGGCAGGTTCGCCGATGTGGCCCCCGGTGTCGTACCGGCCCCCTGCAGCCAGGGTTTCGCCGTCCTCGCGGTCCTCTACGGCGTCCCCGTCATGGGGTTCGCGCTGCTGTGGCTGGGGCTCGCCACCGCGCATGTGATCAGGGCCCGGCGGCGCGGCATGGGGTTCTCGATGACCTGGTGGGCGTTCACCTTCCCGGTCGGCACGTGTGTCACGGGGGCGGAGGCGCTGGCCCGGCACACGGGGCTCGTCGTCTACGACGCGCTCGCCGTCGCGCTGTACGGCGTCCTCGTCGCCGCCTGGCTCACGGCCGCCGTGCACACCGCGCGCGGAGTCCTCAGCGGTGCGCTGCTCGCAGGGCCTCGCCCAGTGCCTTCGGCGCCTGTGCCAGTGAGGGTCCGTACCACGTCAGGTGCCGTCCGCTGA
- a CDS encoding helical backbone metal receptor, whose translation MRVVSLVPSLTEAIARSAPDALIGATDWCTEPADLDVTRIGGTKNPKLDRIVALAPDLVIANEEENREPDLAALREAGLEVLVTEVRDVPQAFRELARVVKACGALRPRWLDEAEEAWSALAAPSRRTTAVVPIWRRPWMVLGRDTFAGDVLSRLGVDHVYATHTDRYPRIPLEELRAAAPDVVVLPDEPYRFTPDDGPDAFPGLPCALVSGRHLTWYGPSLAQAPKALGEALRAAHR comes from the coding sequence GTGAGGGTCGTCTCGCTGGTCCCCTCGCTGACCGAGGCGATCGCCCGCTCGGCACCGGACGCCCTCATCGGCGCCACCGACTGGTGCACCGAGCCCGCGGACCTCGACGTCACCCGGATCGGCGGCACCAAGAACCCGAAGCTCGACCGGATCGTCGCCCTCGCCCCCGACCTGGTGATCGCCAACGAGGAGGAGAACCGGGAGCCCGACCTCGCGGCACTGCGGGAGGCGGGTCTTGAGGTCCTGGTCACCGAGGTGCGGGACGTCCCGCAGGCATTCCGGGAACTGGCGAGGGTCGTGAAGGCGTGTGGCGCCCTGCGACCGCGCTGGCTGGACGAGGCGGAGGAGGCCTGGTCGGCCTTGGCGGCCCCCTCGCGCCGGACGACGGCGGTCGTGCCGATCTGGCGGCGGCCGTGGATGGTGCTGGGCCGGGACACCTTCGCCGGCGACGTGCTGTCCCGCCTGGGCGTGGACCACGTGTACGCGACGCACACGGACCGCTATCCGCGGATCCCGCTGGAGGAGCTGCGGGCGGCGGCACCGGACGTGGTCGTCCTCCCCGACGAGCCGTACCGCTTCACGCCCGACGACGGCCCCGACGCCTTCCCCGGCCTGCCCTGCGCACTCGTCAGCGGACGGCACCTGACGTGGTACGGACCCTCACTGGCACAGGCGCCGAAGGCACTGGGCGAGGCCCTGCGAGCAGCGCACCGCTGA
- a CDS encoding helix-turn-helix domain-containing protein, giving the protein MGDHKEQPLRVGAAVRRRRRALELTLAVVAERSGLSVPFLSQIENERARPSRGSLEKVADALRTTAVELLAAADPACSVDVVHAEGPEPDCAPRMRSLVRGHHQMHAQEFTGDHDAGREFQYRNDQLMYVADGAVDVEAEGRAYRLGRGDTLYLTGGVRHRWRATVPDTRVVVVAVAENVEAVQDRPRQ; this is encoded by the coding sequence ATGGGCGACCACAAAGAACAGCCCCTTCGGGTGGGCGCGGCCGTGCGCCGCAGGCGCCGCGCGCTGGAACTCACCCTCGCCGTCGTGGCCGAGCGCAGCGGCCTCTCGGTCCCCTTCCTGAGCCAGATCGAGAACGAACGCGCCCGGCCCAGCCGTGGCTCCCTGGAGAAAGTCGCCGACGCCCTGCGCACCACGGCCGTCGAACTCCTCGCCGCCGCCGACCCGGCGTGCAGCGTCGACGTCGTGCACGCGGAGGGCCCGGAGCCGGACTGTGCGCCCCGGATGCGCTCCCTGGTGCGCGGCCACCATCAGATGCACGCCCAGGAGTTCACCGGCGACCACGACGCGGGACGCGAATTCCAGTACCGCAACGACCAGTTGATGTACGTCGCCGACGGCGCGGTGGATGTCGAGGCCGAGGGCCGCGCCTACCGCCTGGGCCGCGGCGACACCCTCTACCTCACCGGCGGAGTGCGGCACCGCTGGCGCGCGACCGTGCCGGACACCCGGGTGGTCGTCGTCGCCGTGGCCGAGAACGTCGAGGCGGTCCAGGACCGGCCGCGGCAGTGA
- a CDS encoding ABC transporter permease/substrate binding protein produces MPRIPLGDWVNDTVDWLLDHVSWFFDFLKTVFTGTYDGIDAVLQAPHPLLLAGIFAVIAFWLRGTLAGLLTFAGFAFIDSLELWEDAMTTLSLVLVATIIALVIAVPVGIWAARSDRVSGIVRPVLDFMQTLPAMIYLIPAILFFGTGASAGIVATLIFALAPGVRMTELGIRQVDKELVEAAEAFGTSPRDTLLRVQLPLALPTVMAGVNQVIMLGLSMAAIAGMVGTGGLGGDVNEAIGQLNVGLGSEAGVAIVILAIYLDRMTGALGTQVSPLGRRAAAKARVAHGGLKIWSYRPHPRIAAIGVVVLALVAGGMGIFGGTSGEATAVSDGKDVGQGKKISIGYVPWDDGVASTFLWKEILEQRGYQVDAKQLDAGPLYTSLAAGNVDFMTGAWLPTTHEQYWKKYGDKLDDLGSWYDKTSLELSVPSYMKDIDSLADLKGRASEFGGKITGIESSAGETALLKSKVLKAYGLDKEYKVVDSSTPAMLAELKRAYAQKDPIVVTLWSPHWAYNDYDLKKLKDPKGAWGSGDGIHTVGRKGLAADDPVVAQWLKDFKLEEKQLTGLEAEINKAGQGRQQDAVRTWLKQNPGVVDKLAPVKDTGTPAEAKRPIDVAWFPWDEDIAVTYLWKNVLEARGYRLNLKQMDVGPVYTGLASGDLDLNFDAWLPYAQKNYWDESKDSLKDLGTWYRPTSLEVAVPSYVKGVKSYEDLKGRASEFDGRIIGIEPGTGEMNLLKNKVLPGYGLDKEYDVVDGSTPAMLAELKRAYARKQPVAVVLWSPHWAYSTYDLTKLKDDRKLFGEGNTIRTISNEKFPGRYPQLTRWIKGFHMSEDELGTLESEINTYGQGHEEQAVAAWLKKHPGVVARMTGS; encoded by the coding sequence ATGCCTAGGATCCCGCTCGGCGACTGGGTCAACGACACCGTCGACTGGCTGCTCGACCACGTGTCCTGGTTCTTCGACTTCCTCAAGACCGTCTTCACCGGCACCTACGACGGCATCGACGCCGTCCTCCAGGCGCCCCATCCCCTGCTCCTCGCAGGCATCTTCGCCGTGATCGCCTTCTGGCTGCGCGGCACCCTCGCCGGCCTGCTCACCTTCGCGGGATTCGCCTTCATCGACTCCCTCGAACTGTGGGAGGACGCGATGACGACCCTCTCGCTGGTCCTCGTCGCCACGATCATCGCGCTGGTGATCGCCGTCCCCGTGGGCATCTGGGCGGCCCGCTCCGACAGGGTCAGCGGAATCGTCCGCCCCGTCCTGGACTTCATGCAGACGCTGCCCGCGATGATCTACCTCATCCCGGCGATCCTCTTCTTCGGCACCGGCGCCTCCGCGGGCATCGTCGCCACCCTGATCTTCGCGCTCGCCCCCGGCGTCCGCATGACCGAGCTCGGCATCCGCCAGGTCGACAAGGAACTCGTCGAGGCCGCCGAGGCGTTCGGCACCAGCCCCCGCGACACCCTCCTGCGCGTCCAGCTGCCGCTCGCGCTGCCCACCGTCATGGCCGGCGTCAACCAGGTCATCATGCTCGGCCTGTCCATGGCCGCGATCGCCGGCATGGTCGGCACCGGCGGCCTCGGCGGCGACGTGAACGAGGCCATCGGCCAGCTCAACGTCGGCCTCGGCTCCGAGGCCGGTGTCGCCATCGTGATCCTCGCCATCTACCTCGACCGCATGACCGGCGCCCTCGGCACCCAGGTCTCCCCGCTGGGCCGCCGCGCCGCCGCCAAGGCACGCGTCGCGCACGGCGGGCTGAAGATCTGGTCCTACCGTCCGCACCCCCGGATCGCCGCGATCGGCGTCGTGGTGCTCGCCCTCGTGGCGGGCGGCATGGGGATCTTCGGCGGCACCTCCGGCGAGGCCACGGCCGTCTCCGACGGCAAGGACGTCGGCCAGGGCAAGAAGATCAGCATCGGCTACGTCCCCTGGGACGACGGCGTCGCCTCCACCTTCCTCTGGAAGGAGATCCTGGAGCAGCGCGGCTACCAGGTGGACGCCAAGCAGCTCGACGCGGGCCCGCTCTACACCTCCCTCGCCGCGGGCAACGTCGACTTCATGACGGGCGCCTGGCTGCCCACGACCCACGAGCAGTACTGGAAGAAGTACGGCGACAAGCTCGACGACCTCGGCTCCTGGTACGACAAGACGTCTCTCGAGCTGAGCGTCCCGTCGTACATGAAGGACATCGACTCCCTGGCCGACCTGAAGGGCAGGGCCTCCGAGTTCGGCGGGAAGATCACCGGCATCGAGTCCAGCGCCGGTGAGACGGCGCTGCTCAAGAGCAAGGTCCTGAAGGCGTACGGCCTGGACAAGGAGTACAAGGTCGTCGACAGCTCCACGCCGGCGATGCTGGCCGAGCTCAAGCGGGCGTACGCGCAGAAGGACCCGATCGTCGTCACGCTCTGGTCGCCGCACTGGGCGTACAACGACTACGACCTGAAGAAGCTCAAGGACCCCAAGGGCGCCTGGGGCTCCGGCGACGGCATCCACACCGTCGGCCGCAAGGGCCTCGCAGCCGACGACCCGGTCGTCGCCCAGTGGCTGAAGGACTTCAAGCTGGAGGAGAAGCAGCTCACCGGCCTGGAGGCCGAGATCAACAAGGCCGGTCAGGGCAGGCAGCAGGACGCCGTCCGCACCTGGCTCAAGCAGAACCCCGGTGTGGTCGACAAGCTGGCACCCGTCAAGGACACCGGTACACCGGCCGAGGCCAAGCGCCCGATCGACGTGGCCTGGTTCCCCTGGGACGAGGACATCGCCGTCACGTATCTCTGGAAGAACGTCCTGGAGGCCCGCGGCTACCGGCTGAACCTCAAGCAGATGGACGTCGGCCCCGTCTACACCGGCCTCGCCTCCGGCGACCTGGACCTCAACTTCGACGCCTGGCTGCCGTACGCCCAGAAGAACTACTGGGACGAGAGCAAGGACAGTCTGAAGGACCTCGGCACCTGGTACCGACCGACGTCCCTCGAAGTCGCCGTGCCGTCGTACGTCAAGGGCGTGAAGAGCTACGAGGATCTCAAGGGCAGGGCCTCGGAGTTCGACGGGAGGATCATCGGGATCGAACCGGGCACCGGCGAGATGAACCTCCTCAAGAACAAGGTCCTGCCGGGCTACGGCCTCGACAAGGAGTACGACGTCGTCGACGGCTCCACGCCGGCGATGCTGGCCGAGCTCAAGCGGGCCTACGCCAGGAAGCAGCCCGTCGCGGTTGTCCTGTGGTCGCCGCACTGGGCGTACAGCACGTACGACCTCACCAAGCTGAAGGACGACAGGAAGCTCTTCGGCGAGGGCAACACGATCCGCACCATCTCCAACGAGAAGTTCCCCGGCCGGTACCCGCAGCTCACCCGGTGGATCAAGGGTTTCCACATGAGCGAGGACGAGCTGGGCACCCTGGAGAGCGAGATCAACACGTACGGTCAGGGCCACGAGGAGCAGGCGGTCGCCGCCTGGCTCAAGAAGCACCCCGGGGTGGTCGCGCGGATGACAGGGTCATAA
- a CDS encoding quaternary amine ABC transporter ATP-binding protein codes for MSSRLEAEQLYKVFGRRPQEAVERLREGADREGLRADGTTAAVIDASFTVDPGQIFVVMGLSGSGKSTLLRMLNGLLEPTAGHVRFDGQDLTALTDRELRAVRARKISMVFQHFALFPHRSVLENAAYGLAVQGVAKAERIERATQALEMCGLGGWEKSWPDELSGGMQQRVGLARALATDADLLLMDESFSALDPLIRRDMQDQLLQLQQTLKKTIVFITHDLNEAMRLGDRIAVMRDGRIVQTGSAEDILVRPADDYVASFTKDVDRSRVLTASAVMDIDVRGDEADCGCASDCETATPDTPFTELCAISARSTHPVAVLDEHRALVGVVRQQRLVGFIGDAEAAHA; via the coding sequence GTGTCGTCACGGCTTGAGGCAGAGCAGTTGTACAAGGTCTTCGGAAGACGGCCGCAGGAGGCCGTCGAACGGCTCCGCGAGGGCGCCGACCGGGAGGGACTGCGCGCCGACGGCACCACCGCCGCCGTGATCGACGCCTCGTTCACCGTGGACCCGGGCCAGATCTTCGTGGTCATGGGACTGTCCGGCTCCGGCAAGTCCACCCTGCTGCGGATGCTCAACGGCCTCCTGGAACCGACCGCCGGCCATGTCCGCTTCGACGGCCAGGACCTCACCGCGCTCACCGACCGCGAACTGCGTGCCGTACGTGCCCGGAAGATCAGCATGGTCTTCCAGCACTTCGCGCTCTTCCCGCACCGCAGTGTCCTGGAGAACGCCGCCTACGGCCTCGCCGTGCAGGGCGTCGCCAAGGCCGAGCGCATCGAGCGGGCCACGCAGGCCTTGGAGATGTGCGGCCTGGGGGGCTGGGAGAAGTCCTGGCCCGACGAGCTCTCCGGCGGCATGCAGCAGCGCGTGGGACTGGCCCGCGCCCTCGCCACCGACGCCGACCTGCTCCTCATGGACGAGTCCTTCAGCGCGCTCGACCCGCTGATCCGCCGTGACATGCAGGACCAGCTCCTCCAGCTCCAGCAGACCCTGAAGAAGACCATCGTCTTCATCACCCACGACCTGAACGAGGCCATGCGCCTCGGCGACCGCATCGCCGTCATGCGCGACGGCCGGATCGTGCAGACCGGCAGTGCGGAGGACATCCTGGTGCGGCCCGCCGACGACTACGTCGCCTCCTTCACCAAGGATGTCGACCGCTCCCGCGTCCTGACCGCGTCCGCCGTCATGGACATCGACGTCCGCGGCGACGAGGCCGACTGCGGCTGCGCGAGCGACTGCGAGACCGCGACGCCCGACACGCCGTTCACCGAACTCTGCGCGATCAGCGCCCGCTCGACACACCCGGTGGCCGTCCTGGACGAGCACCGCGCACTCGTCGGCGTGGTCCGGCAGCAGCGCCTGGTCGGTTTCATCGGCGACGCGGAGGCGGCCCATGCCTAG
- a CDS encoding 5'-3' exonuclease — MRDVTGRLMLLDTASLYFRAYFGVPESVKAPDGTPVNAVRGLLEFIDRLVKDHRPDALVACMDADWRPQWRVDLIPSYKAHRVAEERESGPDEEEVPDTLSPQVPVIEAVLDALGIARVGVAGFEADDVIGTFTGLAEGPVDIVTGDRDLYQLVDDARGVRVLYPLKGVATLQLTDEAWLREKYGVDGRGYADLALLRGDPSDGLPGVPGIGEKTAAKLLAEFGDVAGIMAAVDDPKAKLTPSQRKRLDESRPYVAVAPKVIKVADDVPLPRVDTALPRTPRDLAELEKLAARWGLGGSLQRLMATLNT; from the coding sequence ATGCGAGACGTGACCGGACGACTGATGCTTCTCGACACCGCCTCGCTCTACTTCCGTGCCTACTTCGGCGTACCGGAGTCGGTGAAGGCGCCGGACGGCACGCCGGTGAACGCCGTGCGCGGGCTCCTCGAATTCATCGACCGGCTGGTCAAGGACCATCGTCCCGACGCGCTGGTGGCCTGCATGGACGCCGACTGGCGCCCGCAGTGGCGGGTCGACCTCATCCCCTCCTACAAGGCGCACCGCGTCGCCGAGGAGCGCGAGAGCGGCCCGGACGAGGAGGAGGTGCCGGACACGCTCTCGCCGCAGGTGCCGGTCATCGAGGCCGTCCTGGACGCGCTCGGCATCGCGCGCGTGGGCGTGGCCGGATTTGAGGCGGACGACGTGATCGGCACGTTCACCGGCCTGGCCGAGGGCCCGGTCGACATCGTCACGGGCGACCGCGACCTGTACCAGCTGGTGGACGACGCGCGCGGGGTGCGGGTGCTGTATCCGCTCAAGGGTGTCGCCACGCTCCAGCTGACCGACGAGGCGTGGCTGCGCGAGAAGTATGGCGTCGACGGCCGCGGGTACGCGGATCTGGCGCTGCTGCGCGGCGATCCGAGCGACGGCCTGCCGGGCGTGCCCGGCATCGGGGAGAAGACGGCGGCCAAGCTGCTCGCCGAGTTCGGCGACGTGGCCGGGATCATGGCCGCGGTCGACGACCCGAAGGCGAAGCTCACGCCGTCGCAGCGCAAGCGGCTGGACGAGTCGCGGCCGTACGTCGCGGTCGCACCGAAGGTGATCAAGGTCGCCGACGACGTCCCGCTGCCGCGGGTGGACACCGCGTTGCCGCGCACGCCACGCGACCTCGCGGAACTGGAGAAGCTGGCAGCCCGCTGGGGGTTGGGGGGATCATTGCAGCGGCTGATGGCGACGCTCAACACGTAG
- a CDS encoding siderophore-interacting protein, whose amino-acid sequence MAEGPGRKPRKPCSAQVVRTERLTPHMQRVVLGGDGLADFAADTCTDHYVKLLFPPDGVTYPEPFDIQRIREELPREQWPVTRTYTVRHFDPEHRELSLDFVIHGDEGLAGPWAMRVQPGETVRFMGPGGAYAPDLDADWHLLVGDESALPAIARSLESLPDGARAHAFIEVSGPEEEQKIDSDVDVVWLHRGSRPVGEALVEAVRALEFPAGRPHAFVHGEAHFVKQLRHLLRVEREIPREDLSISGYWRLGHNEDGWQESKREWNARIEAEQEGSAPAA is encoded by the coding sequence ATGGCAGAAGGACCAGGACGCAAGCCGCGGAAACCGTGCTCCGCGCAGGTCGTCCGCACCGAACGCCTCACGCCGCACATGCAGCGCGTGGTGCTCGGCGGCGACGGACTCGCCGACTTCGCGGCGGACACCTGCACCGACCATTACGTCAAGCTCCTGTTCCCGCCCGACGGTGTCACCTACCCCGAGCCCTTCGACATCCAGCGGATCCGCGAGGAACTGCCGCGCGAGCAGTGGCCCGTGACCCGCACATACACCGTGCGCCACTTCGACCCCGAGCACCGCGAACTGTCCCTGGACTTCGTGATCCACGGCGACGAGGGCCTCGCCGGCCCCTGGGCGATGCGGGTGCAGCCCGGCGAGACCGTGCGCTTCATGGGCCCGGGCGGGGCCTACGCCCCCGACCTCGACGCCGACTGGCATCTGCTCGTCGGTGACGAGAGCGCGCTGCCGGCGATCGCCCGCTCCCTGGAGTCGCTGCCCGACGGCGCCCGCGCACACGCCTTCATCGAGGTCTCCGGGCCCGAGGAGGAGCAGAAGATCGACTCCGACGTGGACGTCGTCTGGCTGCACCGCGGCTCCAGGCCTGTGGGCGAGGCTCTGGTGGAGGCGGTCCGTGCCCTGGAGTTCCCGGCGGGCCGGCCGCACGCCTTCGTCCACGGCGAGGCGCACTTCGTGAAGCAACTGCGTCATCTGCTGCGGGTCGAGCGTGAGATCCCGCGCGAGGACCTGTCGATCTCCGGCTACTGGCGCCTGGGCCACAACGAGGACGGCTGGCAGGAGTCCAAGCGGGAGTGGAACGCGCGCATCGAGGCGGAGCAGGAGGGGTCGGCACCGGCCGCCTAG
- a CDS encoding ABC transporter permease, with amino-acid sequence MSIAVSQTWYMTQRQLMVFVRQPAYAIITLIQPVIWLFLFGSLFRKVVELGGFGTTSYLDYLVPGVVVMSALGSNMWAGMGTLEEIQRGTLDRFLTTPVSRGALMNGNVVNNGLVTAFQSVVIVLLGLLGGADYPGGIAGIAVLVLAAVLLGTVFGALSNALGMLVRERESIIGINTFLLLPLTFLSSAFMAPSQMPSWMRHVADFNPLNWAMVAGRSALSADPDWGVVLGRGGALLGLAVVAVWLSIRTFRSYQRSV; translated from the coding sequence ATGAGCATCGCCGTCTCCCAGACCTGGTACATGACGCAGCGTCAACTCATGGTGTTCGTACGGCAGCCCGCGTACGCGATCATCACCCTGATCCAGCCGGTGATCTGGCTGTTCCTGTTCGGCAGCCTCTTCAGGAAGGTCGTCGAGCTCGGCGGCTTCGGCACCACCTCGTATCTCGACTACCTCGTCCCCGGTGTGGTCGTGATGAGCGCGCTCGGCTCCAACATGTGGGCCGGCATGGGCACGTTGGAGGAGATCCAGCGCGGGACCCTGGACCGCTTCCTGACCACTCCGGTCAGCCGGGGCGCCCTGATGAACGGCAACGTCGTCAACAACGGGCTGGTCACCGCCTTCCAGTCGGTGGTCATCGTGCTGCTCGGGCTGCTGGGCGGCGCCGACTACCCGGGCGGCATCGCCGGGATCGCCGTCCTGGTGCTCGCCGCGGTCCTGCTGGGCACCGTGTTCGGGGCGCTGTCCAACGCGCTCGGCATGCTGGTGCGGGAGCGGGAGTCGATCATCGGGATCAACACCTTCCTGCTGCTCCCGCTGACCTTCCTGTCCAGTGCCTTCATGGCGCCCTCGCAGATGCCGTCCTGGATGCGGCACGTCGCCGACTTCAATCCGCTGAACTGGGCGATGGTGGCGGGCCGTTCGGCCCTGTCCGCCGACCCCGACTGGGGTGTCGTGCTGGGGCGCGGGGGAGCGCTGCTCGGCCTCGCGGTCGTGGCGGTGTGGCTGTCGATCCGGACGTTCAGGTCGTATCAGCGGTCCGTGTGA